The genomic stretch TGGCAGGCTGTGCTTCTCGGGGCCGTGCTCTTTCTCTCGTGGACTTCGATCTCGCTGCCTGCGACCATGGGCCTGATCGCCAGGGTGCTCCCCATGCACAAGCGGACCATGGGGGTGACCATGCACTCTCTGGTGAGACGCTTTCCCATGGCCTTGGGACCGATTCTCGGCGGTTTGTGCATCGGCTTCTGGGGGGAGAGAAACGGCGTGCGAGCGGCCTTTGCCGCGGCCCTGCTCCTTTCTCTGGCGGCGGTCGTGCTTCAAGAGAAGCTGATTGAAGAGGAACCGCAGGACTCCACGCGCACGAAAAACCGAGGGGAAAAGAATCCGATGAAGCTCTTCCCGCTCATGAGTCCTGCGCTCAGGCGCTTGCTGGTCTCAGACGTCCTGGTGCGCTTCTGCGAACAGATCCCCTATGCCTTTGTGGTGGTCTGGTGCATGAAGAGCATTGTCGAACCGGTCACGGCCCTTCAGTTCGGCATTCTGACGAGCATCGAGATGGCCACGGCCGTGCTTGTTTATATCCCCGTAGCCTATCTGGCCGACCGCAGCGCCAAGAAGCCTTTTGTGATCATCACCTTTGTCTTTTTCACCCTTTTCCCGCTTGTTCTTCTCTTCTGCCGGTCCTTTGAGTGGCTGGCCCTTGCCTTCATCCTAAGGGGCCTCAAGGAGTTCGGTGAACCCACTCGAAAGGCCATGATCATGGACCTGGCGCCTGAGAACTGCAAGGCGGGTATGTTCGGCCTCTATTACCTTCTCCGGGATATCTTCGTTTCCGTGGCCGCGGTCGGCGGGGCTTTTCTATGGCAGATCAGTCCGGCCGTGAATTTTTTCACGGCCTTTGCCTTCGGCGCTGCAGGAACCATTGGTTTTGCAATCTGGGGCAGGGACCTGAATACGGCCATGCCCGAAGAGAGGCTCGGCCGGCGAGCCGTTTAATTTTGAGCGTGGATCCCCCGGCCGCCATACTAAATTCTTGACGTCCGGTTTGCTTTGGAGATATCTTGTGCGGGACCCTGTCAGAGCGGAATGGCGGAGGATGCGCAGAAACGGCAAGCTGGAAATGCAGGCCGTTTTTTCAATGGCGCGGCGGGAACAAGAGGGAAATGATGATCCGGATCGGAGAGATTGCCTATGCGAACAGCGCGCCTATCTTTGCCGCGCTCCGAAGAATGGGTCTGGCGGATCCTTATGAATTCATCCCTGGGGAGCCCGCTGAACTCAATCGCATGCTCTATGCCGGTGAAATTGATCTCGCCCCCTGTTCTTCTTTTGAGTATGGGCTTCATCCGGCAAACTATTTTCTGATTCCGGATCTTTCGATCTCATCGGACCATGAGGTGGAAAGCGTGCTCCTGATCTCCCGCTTGCCGATCGAGGACCTTCACGGGAAGATGATCCTCCTCTCTCCGGCCTCGGCCAGCTCCAATGCATTGATCCGGATCCTGCTGGAGAAACGCTATCAAGCCGGATGCGCCTACCGGTTTCCCGAAGAGGGCCCTCACCGGTCCGGCTTTGAGGCGAATGCCCGGATCATGATCGGGAATCCGGCGCTCAAGGTCTACCTGGGGAAAAACAGGAGCCGGCCCGGATACGTCTATGACCTCTCCCTCCTCTGGCGGGATTTTACCGGCCTACCCTTTGTGTTCGCCCTATGGATCATCCGGCGTGAG from Nitrospirae bacterium CG2_30_53_67 encodes the following:
- a CDS encoding MFS transporter codes for the protein MRRRERVSDFLGLTRSTVGVLFMVILVGMGERMAERFLPIYLMALGGGALSIGFLNGMDNLLSALYSFPGGYLSDRIGTKRALLVFNIVAMCGFLVVILIPAWQAVLLGAVLFLSWTSISLPATMGLIARVLPMHKRTMGVTMHSLVRRFPMALGPILGGLCIGFWGERNGVRAAFAAALLLSLAAVVLQEKLIEEEPQDSTRTKNRGEKNPMKLFPLMSPALRRLLVSDVLVRFCEQIPYAFVVVWCMKSIVEPVTALQFGILTSIEMATAVLVYIPVAYLADRSAKKPFVIITFVFFTLFPLVLLFCRSFEWLALAFILRGLKEFGEPTRKAMIMDLAPENCKAGMFGLYYLLRDIFVSVAAVGGAFLWQISPAVNFFTAFAFGAAGTIGFAIWGRDLNTAMPEERLGRRAV